A window of Helicobacter ganmani contains these coding sequences:
- a CDS encoding sodium-dependent transporter has translation MTRFSKTGYILSTAGSAIGLGGIWGFPYLVGQNGGFAFVLVFVLAFLVFGVSVFIVEMLFGRASGQNSVSTFENFAPKHLKFLKYGGFMVISGVLIFAFYVVVLGWLVHYMFLSIIGLPKTLETTQNLWGGFISNQIGWQMLWHFTIVALCAYVLNRGVKAGIEKLNLILMPLLLFIFLGLLAYSMTQDAFVESFKFLFHPNFEKINAEVIVRAIGQAFFSLSLGVGVILVYSNSMPKHGNFVRFAIVIALLNFFFCLVAGLVIFTFIFGYGAEPTEGVGLVFISLPLIFANMGVVGQVIAFLFFVSLIFAGVTSAVSMLEPLNSYLIERFSMKRHKANLISILSAYALGIIALLSNTATFSADLTFFDKNLFDWFVYLTSSFMLPLAGVFMCLYMGWILPKEQVYAMLEGKLGGIFFKSWYFVIRFIAPLGILAAMVNLI, from the coding sequence ATGACAAGATTTTCCAAAACAGGATATATATTATCCACAGCGGGCAGCGCAATTGGACTAGGTGGAATTTGGGGGTTTCCTTATTTGGTAGGACAAAACGGGGGATTTGCTTTTGTTCTTGTGTTTGTGCTAGCTTTTTTGGTTTTTGGAGTCAGTGTTTTTATCGTGGAAATGCTTTTTGGGAGGGCGAGCGGACAAAATAGTGTCAGCACCTTTGAAAATTTCGCCCCAAAACATCTGAAGTTTTTGAAATATGGTGGTTTTATGGTAATTTCTGGTGTTTTGATTTTTGCCTTTTATGTCGTTGTTTTAGGCTGGCTTGTGCATTATATGTTTTTAAGCATTATAGGATTGCCCAAGACTTTAGAAACCACACAAAATTTATGGGGGGGGTTTATAAGCAATCAAATTGGCTGGCAAATGTTGTGGCATTTTACGATAGTAGCACTTTGTGCGTATGTCCTCAATCGTGGTGTAAAAGCAGGAATTGAAAAATTAAATCTTATTCTTATGCCCTTGCTTTTATTCATTTTCTTGGGATTGCTTGCCTATTCTATGACACAAGATGCTTTTGTAGAATCTTTCAAATTTCTCTTCCACCCAAACTTTGAAAAAATCAACGCAGAAGTGATTGTGCGTGCGATTGGACAAGCCTTTTTTTCTCTTTCATTGGGCGTAGGAGTAATTCTAGTTTATTCTAATTCTATGCCAAAACACGGAAATTTCGTTCGTTTTGCTATTGTCATTGCCTTGTTAAACTTTTTCTTTTGTCTTGTGGCGGGCTTGGTTATTTTTACCTTTATTTTTGGTTACGGAGCAGAACCAACAGAAGGCGTTGGATTGGTTTTTATCTCCTTGCCACTTATTTTTGCCAATATGGGTGTGGTAGGACAAGTCATTGCATTTTTATTCTTTGTTTCCCTCATTTTTGCTGGAGTTACCTCTGCTGTTTCTATGCTAGAGCCTCTCAATAGTTATTTAATTGAACGTTTTTCTATGAAGCGACACAAAGCGAATCTCATTAGTATTTTAAGTGCTTATGCTTTAGGTATTATTGCCCTGCTTAGCAACACTGCTACCTTTTCAGCAGATTTAACTTTCTTTGATAAAAATCTTTTTGATTGGTTTGTTTATCTCACTAGCTCTTTTATGCTTCCATTAGCGGGAGTGTTTATGTGTCTTTATATGGGCTGGATTTTACCAAAAGAACAAGTCTATGCTATGCTTGAAGGAAAACTAGGTGGAATCTTTTTCAAAAGCTGGTATTTTGTGATTCGTTTTATCGCACCGCTTGGAATTCTTGCGGCAATGGTGAATCTCATTTAA
- a CDS encoding thioredoxin family protein — protein MLEKLTKATFENAVKEGVCLVAIGAPWCPDCRKIEPIIGMLMQEYGAQVKFFAIMADEEEALKDSLNVRRIPTLIFYKNGAEVGERLVEPNSKSLIEEAIKSAINA, from the coding sequence ATGTTGGAAAAATTAACAAAAGCTACTTTTGAAAATGCTGTCAAAGAGGGAGTTTGCCTTGTTGCAATTGGAGCTCCTTGGTGTCCAGATTGTCGTAAAATTGAGCCAATTATCGGAATGCTTATGCAAGAATATGGCGCACAAGTTAAGTTTTTTGCTATTATGGCAGATGAAGAAGAGGCACTTAAGGATTCTTTGAATGTGCGTAGAATCCCAACGCTTATTTTTTACAAAAATGGTGCAGAAGTAGGCGAAAGACTCGTTGAACCAAATTCTAAATCACTGATTGAAGAAGCAATTAAATCTGCCATAAATGCTTAA
- a CDS encoding sulfurtransferase TusA family protein produces MVELDVRGLSCPEPVLNLKPLLDRGESEIKVLCSCGASSDNIRRLAKNSGYNVESESQNGEDLEFILKKA; encoded by the coding sequence ATGGTAGAACTTGATGTGCGAGGGCTTAGTTGCCCTGAACCTGTGCTAAACCTCAAACCTCTTTTGGATAGAGGCGAAAGCGAAATCAAAGTGCTTTGTAGTTGTGGTGCAAGCAGTGATAATATCCGCCGTCTTGCTAAAAATAGCGGATACAATGTAGAAAGCGAATCGCAAAATGGTGAGGATTTGGAGTTTATATTAAAAAAAGCTTAA
- a CDS encoding cation diffusion facilitator family transporter — MSIQRQATIVSSLTACILISVKFIIGILSGSVAILASAIDSLLDLSASLFNLYALTKAEKPANFEFNYGMGKIESLAAVIEGSVILVSGIFILYQSFKKLFFGGELVYLDYSLYVMLFSLILTTMLVIYLNYIAKKSNNLVIKADALHYKTDILSNGAVLIALVLVHWTHLHIIDAIFGIGIGIYVAYSAFGILKEGVLILLDKALEEQKIESIKQIIASAPQVQSYHDLKTRQSGETNFVEVHLVFDPNISLLDAHKVADSIECAIQNLEGKWEIITHLDPYDDEGAVCNIY, encoded by the coding sequence ATCAGTATCCAACGTCAAGCCACCATTGTTTCAAGCTTAACGGCTTGCATTCTCATTAGTGTAAAATTTATTATCGGGATTCTTAGTGGCTCGGTGGCGATATTAGCAAGCGCAATTGATTCTTTGCTAGATTTATCTGCCTCACTTTTTAACCTCTACGCACTAACCAAAGCCGAAAAACCTGCGAATTTTGAGTTTAATTATGGTATGGGCAAAATAGAATCACTTGCTGCTGTAATTGAAGGAAGCGTAATTTTAGTCTCTGGAATCTTTATTCTCTACCAATCCTTTAAAAAGCTTTTCTTTGGTGGAGAGTTAGTTTATTTGGATTATTCGCTTTATGTAATGCTTTTTTCTCTGATTCTAACCACAATGCTTGTAATTTATCTTAACTATATCGCAAAAAAGAGTAATAATCTTGTCATCAAAGCAGACGCATTGCACTACAAAACCGATATTTTAAGCAATGGCGCAGTGCTAATTGCCCTTGTCCTTGTGCATTGGACACATCTTCATATTATTGATGCGATTTTTGGAATAGGGATTGGAATCTATGTCGCCTATTCTGCCTTTGGAATCTTAAAAGAGGGCGTGCTTATCCTACTTGACAAAGCCCTAGAGGAACAAAAGATTGAATCTATCAAACAAATCATAGCCTCTGCTCCGCAAGTGCAAAGCTACCACGATTTGAAAACACGCCAAAGCGGTGAAACAAACTTTGTAGAAGTTCATCTTGTCTTTGACCCCAATATTTCTTTACTAGACGCGCACAAAGTTGCAGATTCTATTGAATGTGCTATCCAAAACTTAGAAGGAAAATGGGAAATCATCACCCATCTTGACCCTTACGATGATGAAGGAGCTGTATGCAATATTTACTAG
- a CDS encoding tetratricopeptide repeat protein, producing MAIALWIKSDDLTKQINDFLNRQRINEYEAFKQNTLSCTKTHNKESCKKLIAMAQSINDGGGTVEDFWLKNHYAGIASRELKDYTNAIKYFQQACEFGYAASCNLLGSMYSNGKETKKDIKKANKYFQLACDGKDAYGCLNLGTSYYYGESIEQSYSQAFKHFQQAKESKIAESHLYFMLGIMYLEGQGCRLDKDKALEHFGIACDMGNDTACKNYAIIKQ from the coding sequence TTGGCTATTGCGCTTTGGATAAAAAGTGATGATTTAACTAAACAAATTAACGACTTTCTTAATAGACAAAGAATTAATGAGTATGAAGCATTCAAACAAAATACTTTATCTTGCACGAAAACACATAATAAAGAATCGTGTAAAAAACTCATAGCAATGGCACAATCCATTAATGATGGAGGGGGAACAGTTGAGGACTTTTGGCTTAAAAATCATTATGCTGGAATAGCAAGTAGGGAGCTTAAGGACTACACCAATGCGATAAAATACTTTCAACAAGCCTGTGAATTTGGATATGCAGCAAGTTGCAACTTATTAGGGAGTATGTATAGCAATGGCAAAGAAACAAAAAAGGACATCAAAAAGGCAAACAAATATTTTCAGTTAGCTTGCGACGGGAAAGATGCCTATGGTTGTTTAAATCTAGGCACTAGCTACTATTATGGCGAAAGCATTGAACAAAGTTACTCTCAAGCGTTTAAACATTTCCAACAAGCAAAAGAGAGCAAGATAGCAGAATCACATTTGTATTTTATGTTAGGGATTATGTATTTAGAAGGACAAGGTTGCCGATTAGACAAAGATAAGGCTCTTGAACACTTTGGAATTGCTTGTGATATGGGCAATGATACAGCTTGTAAAAACTATGCAATCATAAAACAATAA
- a CDS encoding aminotransferase class V-fold PLP-dependent enzyme: MQNQNISKPTHLNNFIYLDNAATTFPKAPGVKEAVSGFLENIGASAGRSGHSLSIKSGRILYQTRKALASLIGLKDCKRILFTLNATMAINTLLQGFLKERDIVVVTQMEHNAIKRPLNALKERLNLEVREIPCSSMHAVDLKSAESMLKGAKLLACAHINNVSGAMIPLEYLSTLAKAHNVAFLLDGAQSVGCVEMNEVMSQVDFLALSAHKGLLSPMGVGALIVADNFAIERIEPLVFGGTGSLSEAEIQPEFLPDRFESGTPNMHGIAGLQAGLEWIKNKGVKNIHKHELLLREQLISGLSGIPNIKIYNTQGQSGGTLSLDVRNHTLSKVAEILDREFGVCVRVGLHCSPSSHKSLGSFERGGTIRLSPGIFNTSAEIESTMDALRNIATRCAQ, encoded by the coding sequence ATGCAAAATCAAAATATTTCAAAACCCACTCATTTAAACAACTTTATCTACCTAGACAATGCGGCAACAACTTTTCCTAAAGCTCCGGGTGTAAAAGAAGCAGTGAGTGGATTTTTGGAAAATATCGGTGCAAGTGCTGGACGCAGCGGACATTCTCTCTCCATAAAATCAGGTAGAATCCTTTACCAAACACGCAAGGCTCTAGCAAGCCTCATAGGTTTAAAAGATTGCAAACGCATTCTCTTTACCCTTAATGCAACAATGGCAATTAATACCCTTTTGCAAGGCTTTTTAAAAGAAAGAGACATCGTGGTTGTTACACAAATGGAACATAATGCGATTAAACGCCCTCTCAACGCGCTAAAAGAGCGTTTAAACTTAGAAGTGCGTGAGATTCCGTGCAGCTCTATGCACGCAGTGGATTTAAAAAGTGCAGAATCTATGTTAAAAGGTGCGAAACTCTTAGCTTGCGCGCATATCAATAATGTCAGCGGGGCGATGATTCCGCTAGAATATTTAAGCACACTTGCAAAAGCGCACAATGTAGCATTCTTGCTAGATGGCGCGCAAAGTGTTGGCTGTGTGGAAATGAACGAGGTGATGAGCCAAGTAGATTTTCTCGCTCTTAGTGCGCACAAGGGCTTATTGTCTCCTATGGGCGTGGGTGCGCTTATCGTGGCAGATAACTTTGCGATAGAGAGAATAGAGCCGCTTGTTTTTGGAGGCACAGGGAGTTTGAGCGAAGCAGAGATTCAGCCTGAATTTTTGCCCGATAGGTTTGAGAGTGGCACACCCAATATGCACGGAATCGCAGGGCTTCAAGCGGGTTTAGAATGGATTAAAAACAAGGGAGTAAAAAATATCCACAAACACGAATTGCTCCTGCGCGAACAACTCATCAGCGGACTAAGCGGAATCCCAAATATTAAAATCTACAACACACAGGGGCAAAGTGGCGGAACATTGTCCCTTGATGTGCGAAACCATACTCTTTCCAAAGTAGCAGAAATCCTAGATAGAGAGTTTGGAGTCTGCGTGCGGGTAGGATTGCACTGCTCACCCTCAAGCCACAAAAGCCTTGGGAGCTTTGAGCGCGGAGGCACGATTCGCCTAAGTCCGGGTATTTTTAATACAAGCGCGGAAATAGAATCCACAATGGACGCATTACGCAACATTGCCACAAGGTGCGCGCAATGA
- a CDS encoding M23 family metallopeptidase — MQNPHTKSGFIKIAGLIALVVVILLGMFMLSSDSFEKESPTIHLKSTSWNLKGTFPIEVSDNAGIKSYQVSLIENGQKISLDAQKLTKQNEICAAKSANIAPLTQNITTQSPIKSFCIGIQKPQNLKNNIQSFLLEVSVTDTSKWNFFRGNTTTKQFHIQVDTKKPQIAIVANSYKITQGGSALIIFKAEDENLKNIKINNGNLDFTPQPFYKEGFYISLLAWSKLHEDFNAKIIAEDSAGNVSVAPINYFKQKKQYRDSTIPLTENFIDGKISSLVQEIGERNLEDFADKIAIFRYINEEVRENTFQRVLNASSFVDTESLVENFSIQAFAPLKNGAVMASFGDHRTFTYQGENVSESNHMGLDLASIKQAPVILNNAGIVTLNEFVGIDGNALVIYHGLGLSTLYAHLTSTNVQIGDSLEKDTIIANTGNTGLALGDHLHFSVLVQGYEVWNAEWMDSSWIKTNITNVIAQAKDIINKL; from the coding sequence ATGCAAAATCCTCACACCAAAAGTGGCTTTATTAAAATTGCCGGACTTATTGCGCTCGTGGTTGTTATTCTGTTGGGAATGTTTATGTTAAGCTCTGATTCTTTTGAAAAAGAATCCCCCACAATTCACCTAAAAAGCACTTCTTGGAATCTCAAAGGCACATTTCCTATTGAAGTTAGCGATAATGCAGGAATCAAAAGCTATCAAGTCTCACTGATAGAAAACGGACAAAAGATTTCACTTGATGCACAAAAACTCACCAAACAAAATGAAATCTGTGCAGCCAAAAGTGCAAATATTGCTCCTTTGACACAAAATATCACTACGCAATCCCCAATTAAGAGTTTCTGTATCGGCATACAAAAGCCTCAAAATCTCAAGAATAATATCCAATCTTTCCTTCTTGAAGTAAGTGTAACCGATACAAGCAAATGGAACTTTTTTAGAGGCAATACAACCACCAAACAATTCCATATTCAAGTAGATACCAAAAAGCCGCAAATCGCTATTGTTGCAAATTCTTATAAAATTACACAAGGCGGAAGTGCTTTAATCATCTTTAAAGCAGAAGACGAAAATCTAAAAAATATAAAAATTAACAATGGTAATTTAGATTTTACTCCACAACCTTTTTATAAAGAGGGATTTTATATTTCCTTGCTTGCGTGGTCTAAACTCCACGAGGATTTTAATGCTAAAATTATCGCCGAAGATAGTGCAGGCAATGTCAGCGTTGCACCCATTAACTATTTCAAACAAAAAAAACAATATCGCGATTCCACGATTCCGCTAACAGAGAATTTTATTGATGGTAAAATTTCTAGCCTTGTGCAAGAAATTGGAGAAAGAAATTTAGAGGATTTTGCAGACAAGATTGCAATCTTTCGCTACATTAATGAAGAAGTGCGCGAAAATACTTTCCAGCGCGTTTTAAATGCCTCTTCTTTTGTGGATACAGAATCTCTAGTAGAAAATTTTTCCATTCAAGCCTTTGCACCCTTAAAAAATGGCGCAGTTATGGCTAGTTTTGGCGACCACCGCACCTTTACTTATCAAGGAGAAAATGTTAGCGAATCCAATCATATGGGATTAGACCTTGCAAGCATCAAACAAGCACCTGTAATTTTAAATAATGCTGGCATTGTTACACTCAACGAATTTGTAGGGATTGACGGCAATGCACTTGTTATTTATCACGGACTTGGACTTTCCACCTTATATGCGCATTTAACAAGCACAAATGTTCAAATTGGGGATTCTTTGGAAAAAGACACGATTATTGCAAATACGGGCAACACGGGACTAGCATTGGGCGACCATTTGCACTTTAGCGTGCTAGTGCAAGGCTATGAAGTATGGAATGCAGAATGGATGGATTCCTCTTGGATAAAGACGAATATTACAAATGTGATTGCACAAGCCAAAGATATTATCAACAAACTTTAA
- the lpxC gene encoding UDP-3-O-acyl-N-acetylglucosamine deacetylase: protein MKQQTIAKKVELVGIGLHKGVPVKMTLEPLDENCGIHFYRSDVGVSIPLNPENVVDTTMATVIAKEQYKISTIEHLLSAIHAYGIDNLKITLDNEEVPIMDGSSIGYCMLLEEAGILKQSSPKKILKIKTPIEVKEGDKFVRFEPNDACIFDFSIHFPHPAIGTQSYKFKFSTKNYKEEIARARTFGFLSEVQYLRSIGLALGGSLDNAIVLDDTTILNKEGLRYKEEFVRHKILDAIGDMSLLGIPLLGAYVSYAGSHKLNHLLTKKLFENSNAFEILESEESQKIYEYALQNA from the coding sequence ATGAAACAACAAACAATTGCAAAAAAAGTAGAATTAGTTGGAATCGGGCTGCACAAGGGAGTGCCTGTCAAAATGACTCTAGAACCCTTAGATGAAAACTGCGGGATTCATTTCTATCGTAGCGATGTGGGAGTAAGCATTCCATTAAATCCAGAAAATGTAGTAGATACGACAATGGCAACTGTGATTGCAAAAGAGCAATACAAAATCTCCACGATTGAACATTTACTCTCCGCAATTCACGCGTATGGGATTGATAACCTAAAAATCACATTGGACAATGAGGAAGTGCCGATTATGGACGGAAGCAGTATTGGATATTGTATGCTTTTAGAGGAAGCGGGAATCCTCAAACAATCCTCACCTAAAAAAATCTTGAAAATCAAAACCCCTATTGAAGTCAAAGAGGGGGATAAATTTGTGCGTTTTGAGCCAAATGACGCGTGTATTTTTGACTTTTCTATTCATTTTCCTCACCCTGCCATTGGCACACAATCCTACAAATTTAAATTTTCCACCAAAAATTACAAAGAAGAAATTGCGCGCGCTAGGACTTTTGGGTTTTTAAGCGAAGTACAATATTTACGCTCTATCGGGCTTGCACTAGGCGGTTCTTTGGATAATGCCATTGTGCTAGATGATACTACGATTCTAAACAAAGAGGGTTTGCGCTACAAAGAAGAATTTGTCCGACATAAAATCCTTGATGCCATTGGAGATATGTCTTTGCTTGGGATTCCATTGCTCGGCGCGTATGTCTCCTATGCAGGTAGTCATAAACTCAACCATTTGCTGACTAAAAAACTTTTTGAAAACAGCAATGCTTTTGAGATTTTAGAAAGTGAAGAATCCCAAAAGATTTATGAATACGCTTTACAAAATGCATAA
- a CDS encoding DUF3343 domain-containing protein — MIKGYILVFTTSSAFESETILKDLGITIKLVPTPREFSSDCGIAVYFEVENEKFDIISNALKKQKIEFDIKYI; from the coding sequence ATGATAAAGGGTTACATTCTTGTATTTACGACTTCAAGTGCATTTGAGAGTGAGACAATCTTGAAAGATTTAGGAATCACGATTAAGCTTGTGCCAACACCACGCGAATTTTCAAGTGATTGCGGAATCGCAGTGTATTTTGAAGTAGAAAACGAAAAATTTGATATAATTTCCAATGCACTTAAGAAACAAAAGATTGAATTTGATATAAAATACATTTAA
- the yedE gene encoding YedE family putative selenium transporter has translation MRLAIWPILAGIALGILAPVLVYFGNPGNMGMCAACFTRDIAGALNLHQAGIVQYIRPEVIGLILGALLASFLFREFRPRVGSAPIVRFGLGIFAMIGALVFLGCPWRMWLRLSAGDWTAIAGVFGLIFGILIGIFFLKRGFSLGRNRPASKIVGFVFPLFALGLLGLLFWGLTGENTPIKFSTKGPGSMHAPLIISLVAGLFLGIIFQKSRFCMIAAVRDTILMRDTHILQGVIALVVAAFITNLALGFFNPGFSGQPIAHNDTLWNFLGMALAGIAFTLAGGCPGRQIILSGEGDGDAAVFVLGLLVGAAFAHNFGLASSPAGIGANAPMAVLVGFIFCLLVAVFAREKRS, from the coding sequence ATGAGATTGGCAATTTGGCCTATTTTAGCGGGCATTGCACTTGGAATTCTCGCGCCTGTTTTGGTGTATTTTGGAAATCCGGGCAATATGGGTATGTGTGCAGCGTGCTTTACACGTGATATTGCAGGGGCATTAAACTTACATCAAGCGGGTATTGTGCAATATATTCGCCCTGAAGTAATTGGATTAATTTTGGGTGCATTGCTTGCTTCTTTCTTATTCCGAGAATTTCGCCCACGCGTCGGGAGCGCACCGATTGTGCGATTTGGGCTTGGAATCTTTGCGATGATTGGCGCACTCGTGTTTTTGGGTTGTCCTTGGAGAATGTGGTTAAGACTTAGTGCAGGGGATTGGACTGCGATTGCGGGTGTTTTTGGATTAATTTTTGGAATCCTTATTGGAATCTTTTTCCTCAAACGCGGTTTTTCACTTGGACGCAATCGTCCTGCAAGCAAGATTGTAGGGTTTGTATTTCCACTTTTTGCCTTAGGATTGCTCGGGCTTCTCTTTTGGGGGCTTACAGGGGAAAATACTCCGATTAAATTTTCTACTAAGGGTCCTGGTTCTATGCACGCACCTCTTATTATTTCACTCGTTGCTGGATTGTTTTTGGGTATTATCTTCCAAAAAAGCCGTTTTTGTATGATTGCTGCGGTGCGTGATACGATTCTAATGCGCGACACGCACATTTTACAAGGCGTCATTGCATTAGTCGTTGCTGCATTTATTACCAATCTTGCATTAGGATTCTTTAATCCCGGATTTAGCGGACAACCCATTGCGCACAATGATACGCTTTGGAATTTTCTTGGTATGGCACTAGCTGGAATCGCATTTACTCTAGCGGGGGGTTGCCCAGGCAGACAAATTATCCTTAGCGGCGAGGGAGATGGCGACGCTGCAGTTTTTGTGCTTGGGCTTCTTGTGGGTGCAGCATTTGCGCACAACTTCGGGCTTGCAAGCTCTCCTGCTGGAATCGGGGCAAATGCACCTATGGCAGTTCTAGTGGGATTTATTTTTTGTCTATTAGTTGCAGTTTTTGCAAGAGAAAAAAGGAGTTAA
- a CDS encoding septum site-determining protein MinC, whose amino-acid sequence MVKARQKNFRAFIFTQGEEQETIAYIEKNFILLKDFLMIFTYPIKTIDSTALYDYLISKNLNFIESLNTKKGETCGQIQLSLENTIHSMIPPNTAKNIESGVKSQETEVKNAPKPTLVFHRTIRSGEEIITQGDLTIFGRINSGAHIQSEGNVQIFGKISGNIFCNGDYMILGKVGEGNVLFHGEILDKELLQYNQNKIYKKQDEIMIEELR is encoded by the coding sequence ATGGTTAAGGCAAGGCAGAAAAACTTTCGCGCTTTTATTTTCACACAAGGAGAGGAGCAAGAAACGATTGCCTATATTGAAAAAAACTTTATCTTACTCAAAGACTTTTTAATGATTTTTACCTATCCTATCAAAACAATAGATTCTACTGCACTTTACGATTATCTCATCTCTAAAAATCTCAATTTCATAGAATCTTTAAATACAAAAAAGGGTGAAACTTGCGGACAAATTCAGCTAAGCTTAGAAAATACAATCCATTCTATGATTCCACCCAATACCGCAAAAAACATAGAATCTGGTGTAAAATCTCAAGAAACAGAAGTCAAAAATGCACCGAAACCTACACTCGTTTTTCATCGCACTATTCGTAGCGGTGAAGAAATCATCACGCAAGGAGATTTAACGATTTTTGGGCGCATTAATAGTGGCGCGCATATCCAAAGCGAGGGAAATGTGCAGATTTTTGGAAAAATTAGCGGAAATATATTTTGCAACGGAGATTATATGATATTAGGCAAGGTAGGAGAGGGAAATGTTCTTTTTCACGGAGAAATTTTAGATAAGGAATTATTACAATACAATCAAAATAAAATTTACAAGAAACAAGATGAAATTATGATAGAGGAACTACGATGA
- a CDS encoding ATP-binding protein, protein MQYLLDFLQTNPINKTKIYPFLKCNYEEALILRHLCTEILKGNDENVCLDIINTLFIPQDEVAILKHLPYFKNLLELGWINQQSFLKNLSQEVILLELLNTSFSLSSSFLKLLEEGGINPKLPKVAPYNNHLEYLKDQFLSIELLHSLSPHKKDHYTSPLLNKGMQKFKLLQQRIDERLELTKEKLSLEILFKEYSLNAQEKIIFIALLREEYLGKESEGRELNTLINLISMNDYERMKNRTFLDDRSRLVEKGLVDYDEILSPFGGINRTFFIPDAILKRITHPQNYDKKERISLKSLVLEQEIFEFLHPKIPLSEVVLSPSTQSTLETLLKQMDSKVLQYLKDWGIKDKKRGIDAKIIFYGAAGTGKTLTALALAKSLKKPILSFDCSKILSMYVGESEKNVRKIFESYKELCSKSKQTPILLLDEADQFLSTRTTNGSGADKMHNQMQNIFLEQIERFDGILIATTNLLETLDTAFSRRFNYKIEFKKPNFEERIRLWEKLLPKNAPFEENFNLKKLAEFNLSGGQIALIVKNTAYNIASLSKPQFSTQSFLDEIKRELNSNFDGGREMGFHT, encoded by the coding sequence ATGCAATATTTACTAGATTTTTTGCAAACTAATCCCATTAACAAAACAAAAATTTATCCTTTTTTGAAATGCAATTATGAGGAAGCACTTATTTTGCGTCATTTATGCACCGAAATCCTAAAAGGCAACGATGAGAATGTTTGCTTGGATATTATCAACACTCTTTTTATTCCGCAAGATGAAGTTGCGATTCTTAAGCACTTACCTTACTTCAAAAACCTCTTAGAATTAGGCTGGATTAATCAGCAAAGTTTTCTAAAAAATCTTAGCCAAGAAGTTATTTTACTAGAATTGTTAAATACTTCTTTTAGTCTTAGCTCTAGCTTTTTAAAGCTTCTTGAAGAGGGGGGCATTAATCCTAAACTCCCAAAAGTTGCTCCTTATAATAACCATTTAGAATATCTTAAAGACCAATTTCTATCCATTGAGCTATTGCACAGCTTAAGTCCGCACAAAAAAGACCATTACACCTCCCCTCTTTTAAATAAAGGTATGCAAAAATTCAAGCTCCTACAACAAAGAATTGACGAGCGTTTAGAATTGACAAAAGAAAAATTAAGTTTGGAAATTTTGTTTAAAGAATATAGCCTCAATGCACAAGAAAAAATCATTTTCATTGCTCTTTTACGTGAAGAATATTTGGGCAAAGAAAGTGAGGGGAGAGAGCTAAACACCCTTATTAATCTCATCAGTATGAACGACTACGAAAGAATGAAGAATCGCACATTTTTGGACGATAGAAGTCGTTTGGTAGAAAAAGGATTGGTAGATTATGATGAAATTTTAAGCCCTTTTGGAGGGATTAACCGCACCTTTTTTATCCCCGATGCGATTCTAAAACGAATTACGCACCCACAAAATTACGACAAAAAGGAGCGCATTAGCCTAAAATCACTCGTCTTGGAGCAAGAAATCTTTGAATTTTTACACCCAAAAATTCCATTAAGCGAAGTAGTCTTAAGCCCAAGCACGCAATCTACCCTTGAAACCCTGCTCAAACAAATGGATTCCAAAGTTTTGCAATATCTCAAAGATTGGGGAATCAAAGACAAAAAGCGCGGAATTGACGCAAAGATTATCTTTTATGGTGCAGCAGGCACAGGCAAAACACTGACCGCTTTAGCCCTCGCCAAATCTCTTAAAAAACCTATTTTGAGCTTTGATTGTTCTAAGATTCTTTCTATGTATGTAGGTGAGAGTGAAAAAAATGTGCGCAAAATCTTTGAATCCTATAAAGAACTTTGTTCCAAAAGCAAACAAACACCTATTTTGTTATTAGATGAAGCAGACCAATTCCTAAGCACACGCACGACCAATGGAAGCGGGGCAGACAAAATGCACAATCAAATGCAAAATATTTTCCTAGAACAGATTGAACGATTTGACGGAATCTTAATTGCGACAACCAATCTGCTAGAAACGCTTGATACTGCCTTTTCAAGACGTTTTAATTATAAGATTGAATTTAAAAAACCAAATTTTGAGGAACGTATCAGACTTTGGGAAAAACTACTACCAAAAAATGCTCCCTTTGAAGAGAATTTTAATCTTAAAAAGTTAGCTGAATTTAATCTAAGTGGCGGACAAATTGCGTTGATTGTCAAAAACACCGCTTACAATATCGCAAGCCTCTCTAAACCACAATTTAGCACACAAAGCTTTTTAGATGAAATCAAGAGAGAACTAAACTCCAATTTTGATGGAGGACGCGAAATGGGATTCCACACTTAA